A stretch of DNA from Dehalobacterium formicoaceticum:
GTCGCCGCGCGCAACGGATTGTTCGCGTCTTTCATGCCGAAACCGATACCGACCGCTGCCGGGAGCGGATTGCACATCAATCTCTCTCTTGCCCAAAATGGGATAAATATTTTCAAAAACGTAAGCGAGGGACACTCCAATATCGTAGAGAGCTTTATTGCCGGAATACTCTCAAAAACAGCCGAGATAACCCTGTTTCTCAATCCTCTTGCCAATTCTTACGAACGCTTTGGAGCGTTTGAAGCTCCGAAGTATCTGTCCTGGTCACATCAAAACCGCTCCCAGCTGGTAAGGATTCCAGCCGCAATCGGTGAAAAGGTTAGAATGGAATTGCGTTCACCGGACCCGTCAATCAATCCCCATCTCGCCTTTGCCTTGATTTTAGCCGCCGGGTTGGAGGGGATTGAAAAAGGCTTGATTCTGCCCCCCGCCGTTGACGCGGATTTATATACAGCACCGGAAAGCGTGATAAGTAATCTTACTCTGCTGCCGGACAGTCTTGATCAGGCCATTCATCTTGCGCGGGACAGCAAGTTTGTGCATAGCGTGATGGGCGAGGAAATGCTCACAAAATATCTAGCTATTAAGGAAACCGAGGCGGCAGATTTTGCCGCCGCCGAGGATAAAGAGAGGTTTTACAAGGAGAGATACTTTAATTTAATATAAGGGCTTAAGAGTATTTGGAAAGGCGGCGAAATGATGGAAAGCGCTTTGATAATTTCAAACACGGAAAAAAGCATTACTTATTTTACCGAAATGTTAAGTGCGGCTTCTATCAATCAAATCGTTGCCTTACAATCATGCGCTGAAGCGCGGCGGCGGCGTTTAGAACAGGATTTCGATTTGATAATCATAAACGCGCCCCTTCGGGATGAATCTGGTGAGAGCTTATCAAGGCATTTTGCATCCATAGGGATCAGTCAAGTTATTCTTGTTGTGGCAAATGAGCATTTTGAGGCTGTATCCGCGATCTGCGAAAATGACGGTGTGCTGACAATTTCCAAACCAATCAACAAGGCTGTATTTTGGTCGGCGTTGAAACTTGCGAGAGCGGCACAAAGCAGATTAAAGCGGATGCAAGATGAAAACAGCAGCTTGAAAAAGAAAATTGAAGATGTACGCATAGTTGGTCGGGCAAAATGCATATTGATTTCCCACCTCAATATGAGTGAACAAGAAGCGCACCGATATATAGAAAAACAAGCGATGGATATGCGCACAACAAAAAGGGCGATTGCTGAGGGGATACTAAAAAATTATGAGAATTGAAGATAAATTAAACGAGGAATGTGCAGTTTTTGGGGTTAGTTTAACTACAGATGAGGCGGTGGGTCTTACCTATAACGGCTTGCTGTCGCTACAGCATCGCGGTCAGGAAGGGGCGGGCATCGCCGTAGTAGATGATAACAATATCCTGTATCACAAGGATGTGGGCCTTGTTAGTGAGGTATTTTGCGGCGGTGAGTTTAAAAATCTGTCTAAGGGAAGAATTGCTGTTGGACATACCCGCTATTCGACAACCGGCAACAATAAAAGAGAAAACGTGGGACCATTCATAACAGAGTATTTGACAGGACGGATCGCGACTGCGCACAACGGCAATATCACAAACGCGCTGGATTTACGGCATCAACTAAAAGAGAATGGACTTTATTTCCACGCGACCAGTGACAGCGAGGTTGTGTCATCATTGATCGCATATTGTATAACCAAAGAACAAAATACAGTGTTGGGTGTGGTCAAGGCGGCTGATTTCTTACAGGGAGCGTTTTCCCTTGTCATTGCAAGCGGTGATAATAAGCTTATTGCCGTGCGCGATCCAAACGGTTTCCGGCCCCTTTGTATTGGGCAAAATGGGATTGGTTATGCCATCGCGTCGGAGAGCTGCGCTTTGGAAGCTTGCGGGTTTGAGTTCATAAGGGATGTATTGCCAGGTGAGATCATTGTTGTAGAAAACGGCAGCCTGACCCATCAAGGAGTAAGGCTGGGTAACAAAGATGATGGGCACGGGCTATGTATTTTTGAGTATGTGTACTTTGCCAGACCCGATTCGGTAATCGACGGGCTAAGTATCTATGAAGCTCGTCACAATATGGGTACTGTTTTAGCTGAGGAATATCCCGTGGAGGCCGATATTGTCTGCGGCGTACCGGACAGTGGGCTGGAAGCCGCGAGCGGATACAGTGCACAAAGCGGGATACCGCTGGTGTCAGGTTTTGTTAAGAACCGTTATATCGGTAGGAGTTTTATCTATCCGACACAATCACAGCGAGATAGCGCTGTCCGGTTGAAACTCAATCCCCTTACAACAAATATCCAAGGGAAAAGAATTGTGCTTGTTGACGATTCTATCGTGCGCGGTACAACCAGCGAAAAGATTGTCAGGAGCTTAAAGAACGCGGGTGCGAAAGAGGTGCATGTGAGGATTTCGTCACCGCCCTTTCGCCATACCTGTCATTACGGAACAGATATCGACAGTGAGGAAAACCTGATCGCAAATCATATGGACATCAATGAAATCCGTCATAAAATCGGCGCGGACAGTTTGGGATATATCAGCATAGAAGGATTAAAAAGAGCGTGCGGGAAGTGCGTGTTACCATTTTGCACATCATGTTTCACTGGACACGGCGAAAGTATGCCCAGGAAAAAAGATATTTTTGAGTGAGGGAGTATGGTGGAGATATGAGTCAGCTTGTATTGGTGCTTGATTTTGGCGGTCAGTATAAGGAGCTTATTGCACGGACAGTCAGGGGGGTGTCCGTGTATTCGGAAATAAAACCGGGTCATTTGTCGGCTGATGAGGTACGGCGGCTCAATCCTATCGGTATTATTCTGACAGGCGGGCCCAAAAGCGTGTATCTGGCCGACTCTCCCAAGTGCGACCCTGAGATATGGGAGCTGGGAATTCCCATCCTCGGCATTTGCTACGGTATGCAGATGATGTGTCATATGCTTGGCGGCGAGGTCGCGCCTAAGGACGCAGGTGAATATGGGCGTGTCACAGTGACTTCGGCCGCGCCTTTATCAAAATTGTTTGATGGTGTAAAAAAGGCCTTCTCCGCATTAATGAGCCATAGGGATGCGGTTACCCGTCTTCCCGAAGGCTTCCGTATGACAGCCTCTACCACCACCTGTATTGCAGCTTGTGAGAATGCCACTCGAAAATTATACGGAGTGCAGTTCCATCCGGAAACAGAACATACCGAGGGTGGGCGTGAAATCATTAAAAGCTTTTTATATGATATCTGCGCCGCAGTGGGTGATTATAAGCTGGATGATTATATCGACACACAGGTAAGGCGGATACGGAACCAAGTTGGAAATAATAAGGTGTTGCTTGCCCTGTCAGGCGGGGTTGATTCTTCGGTATGCGCGAGTCTGCTTAGTAAGGCCATACCGGAGCAGCTTATCTGCATCTTTGTTGATCATGGCTTCATGCGCCTCCATGAGGGTGACGAAATAGAGGGTGTATTTTCTAAACGCAAGCTTCGTTTTATTCGCATTAATGCCCATGAACGCTTTCTTGCCAAATTGAAAGGGGTGACTAAACCTGAGACAAAGCGGAAACTTATCGGCGAGGAATTCATCCGTGTATTCGAGGAGGAAGCCGGTAAGCTCGGGGATATCCGGTTTTTGGCGCAGGGAACGATCTACCCGGACATTGTCGAATCCGGCGGTCAGCATGGTGCGACAATCAAAAGCCATCACAACGTGGGGGGGCTTCCCGAAAATCTCGCTTTTAGCGAAGTCATAGAGCCGCTGTCGGGGCTTTTTAAGGATGAGGTTCGTATTCTCGGCAGAAAATTAGGATTACCGGCGTTTCTTGTAAACCGCCAACCGTTTCCGGGACCGGGGCTTGCCATCCGTGTTATGGGCGAAGTTACGGAGGAAAAGCTGGAGGTTTTGCGCGGAGCCGATGCCATTCTTCGGGAAGAACTTGACGGTGCGAGGCGCAGGCCGGATCAATATTTCGCTGTATTAACCGATACTTTTTCCGTAGGTGTCAAGGGTGATGACAGGACATATGACCCCGTGATTGCAATCCGTGCTGTATCTACCAGTGATTTTATGACCTGCGAGTATACCGAAATCCCGCACAGAATCTTGCGGCGCATATCGTCACGGATCACAAGCGAGATACCGTCTGTCAGCCGCGTGGTGTATGACATTACTTCAAAGCCCCCGGCTACGGTGGAATGGGAGTGAGAAGATAAATTATTTGTCGAATTTACCTTGACAATAACACAATCTTAATGGTATATTAATAAATGTCTTATAGCGGTAACAAAAAGATTATCAAGTTAGCAGGACTTAACAAGCTAAAAAGTGCTTGACAAACCGATAGTGATTTGATAAGCTATTCAAGCTGGTCTTTGAAAACTGAACAGTAACAAAGCCTGATGTTAGTCAAGAAGCAAGATGCTAGAGGCAAGAAGCAAGACTTCGAGCCCAGCTTTCAAGCTGATTGACAATATCAAAAATGCGAAACCTGAAATACAAGAAGCAAGAAGCTAGAGGCAAGAAGCGAAACTTCAAACCCAGCTTTGAAGCTGTTTGAGAAACAGGTAATTGAATCGAGCCAATTAAACCTCGATAGAAATATAATTTTTATTGGAGAGTTTGATCCTGGCTCAGGACGAACGCTGGCGGCGTGCTTAACACATGCAAGTCGAACGGAGATAAGAGAATCAGTTTACTGAATCTTTTATCTTAGTGGCGGACGGGTGAGTAACGCGTGGGTAACCTACCCTAAACACCGGGACAACAGCTGGAAACGGCTGCTAATACCGGATAATCTCTTGATTTGGCATCGAATTAAGAGGAAAGGTGGCCTCTGAAAATGCTACCGATTAAGGATGGACCCGCGTCTGATTAGCTAGTTGGTAGGGTAACGGCTTACCAAGGCAACGATCAGTAGCCGGCCTGAGAGGGTGACCGGCCACACTGGGACTGAGACACGGCCCAGACTCCTACGGGAGGCAGCAGTGGGGAATCTTCCGCAATGGGCGCAAGCCTGACGGAGCAACGCCGCGTGAATGAAGAAGGCCTTCGGGTCGTAAAGTTCTGTCGAGAGGGAAGAAGTCTTTATATGTAAATAATGTATAGAGGTGACGGTACCATTCGAGGAAGCTCCGGCTAACTACGTGCCAGCAGCCGCGGTAATACGTAGGGAGCAAGCGTTGTCCGGAATTACTGGGCGTAAAGGGCGCGTAGGCGGGATGATAAGTTAGGTGTGAAAACTTAGGGCTTAACCTTAGGACTGCACTTAAAACTGTCATTCTTGAGGACAGGAGAGGAAAGTGGAATTCCTAGTGTAGCGGTGAAATGCGTAGATATTAGGAGGAACACCAGTGGCGAAGGCGACTTTCTGGACTGTAACTGACGCTGAGGCGCGAAAGCGTGGGGAGTGAACGGGATTAGATACCCCGGTAATCCACGCCGTAAACGATGGGTACTAGGTGTAGGAGGTATCGACCCCTTCTGTGCCGGAGTTAACGCAATAAGTACCCCGCCTGGGGAGTACGGCCGCAAGGTTGAAACTCAAAGGAATTGACGGGGACCCGCACAAGCGGTGGAGCATGTGGTTTAATTCGACGCAACGCGAAGAACCTTACCAGGGCTTGACATCCCTTGACAGTCATGGAAACATGATATTTTATCTTTCGGGATAGACAAGGAGACAGGTGGTGCATGGTTGTCGTCAGCTCGTGTCGTGAGATGTTGGGTTAAGTCCCGCAACGAGCGCAACCCCTACTTTTAGTTGCCAGCATATAAGGTGGGCACTCTAAAGGAACTGCCGGTGACAAACCGGAGGAAGGTGGGGATGACGTCAAATCATCATGCCCTTTATGTCCTGGGCTACACACGTGCTACAATGGCCGGTACAGAGGGAGGCGAAGGAGTGATCTGGAGCGAATCCCAAAAAGCCGGTCTCAGTTCGGATTGCAGGCTGCAACTCGCCTGCATGAAGTCGGAATCGCTAGTAATCGCGAGTCAGCATATCGCGGTGAATACGTTCCCGGGTCTTGTACACACCGCCCGTCACACCACGAAAGTTGGCAACACCCGAAGTCGATGAGCGAACCGCAAGGAAGCAGTCGCCGAAGGTGGGGCTGATGATTGGGGTGAAGTCGTAACAAGGTAGCCGTATCGGAAGGTGCGGCTGGATCACCTCCTTTCTAAGGAGTAACACTTTTAAGTAAGTGTATCCTAAGGTCGATACATCAGGCTGAAGTACTGTTTGGTTTTCAGGGACCGGAGTTCCTGAGGGAAGGGCCTGTAGCTCAGCTGGTTAGAGCGCACGCCTGATAAGCGTGAGGTCGGTGGTTCGAGTCCACCCAGGCCCACCATTTATGATCAAGAGGATAGAAATGGGAACAAGATAAGGACAAATGTCCGGATCTGGTTCTGTTTTTGACTCTGCACACAGTGGGGGTGTAGCTCAGCTGGGAGAGCACCTGCCTTGCAAGCAGGGGGTCAGCGGTTCGATTCCGCTCATCTCCACCACTTAAAAATTGTTCTTTGAAAATTACACAGTGAAGCAGTAAAAGGTAACTCAGCGAGAGCTGAGTATTACAAAGAAATGCTTAGGATTCATCATCTAAGAGTAATCAGTAAAAAAGCAAGGTCAAGGTAAAAAGAGCGTACGGTGGATGCCTTGGCGCCAAGAGTCGAAGAAGGACGTGGTAAGCTGCGAAAAGCTTCGGTAAGCCGCAAGCAGGCGAAGAACCGGAGATGTCCGAATGGGGAAACCCGGCTGGAGTAGTATCCAGTCATCAAGCACTGAATAAATAGGTGTTTGAAGACAACCTGGGGAACTGAAACATCTAAGTACCCAGAGGAAGAGAAAGAAAACTCGATTCCCCGAGTAGCGGCGAGCGAAACGGGAAGAGCCTAAACCGGTTGCTTAGGCAACCGGGGTTGCGGGACTTTCATGAGAAGTATGGAAGCCTAGCCGAAGAGGTCTGGAAAGACCCATCACAGAGGGTAACAATCCTGTAGGCGAAAGGCGGAAATGCTCGAAAGTATCCCAAGTACCGCGGGACACGAGAAACCCCGTGGGAATCCGGGGGGACCACCCCCCAAGGCTAAATACTCCTTGGCGACCGATAGTGAACCAGTACCGTGAGGGAAAGGTGAAAAGAACCCCGGGAGGGGAGTGAAAAAGAACCTGAAACCGTATGCTTACAAACTGTCAGAGCACTATAAATGTGTGATGGCGTACCTTTTGTAGAATGGACCGGCGAGTTACGATAACGAGCGAGGTTAAGTTGAGAAGACGGAGCCGAAGCGAAAGCGAGTCTTAATAGGGCGGAAAGTTCGTTGTTGTAGACCCGAAACTTGGTGATCTACCCATGGTCAGGGTGAAGCTCAGGTAAGACTGAGTGGAGGCCCGAACCGACTTACGTTGAAAAGTGAGCGGATGAATTGTGGGTAGGGGTGAAATGCCAATCGAACCAAGAGATAGCTGGTTCTCCCCGAAATAGCTTTAGGGCTAGCCTCAAGAGATGATTTATGGCGGTAGAGCACTGTTCGAGCTAGGGGCCTAACCAGGTTACCGAACTCTCACAAACTGCGAATGCCATAAATTTATCTTGGGAGTCAGACTGTGGGGGATAAGCTTCATAGTCGAAAGGGAAACAGCCCAGATCGACAGCTAAGGTCCCAAAGTGTGTGCTAAGTGGAAAAGGATGTAGAGTTGCTAAAACAACCAGGATGTTGGCTTAGAAGCAGCCACCATTTAAAGAGTGCGTAATAGCTCACTGGTCGAGTGACCCTGCGCCGAAAATGTAACGGGGCTCAAGCACACCACCGAAGCTTCGGATTCAAGAAGCTTCTTGCTTCTTGAGTGGTAGGGGAGCGTACTGAACACGAAGAAGGTTTACCGGAAGGAGAGCTGGAGAGTTCAGTAGTGAGAATGCCGGTATGAGTAAGCGAAAAGGCAGGTGAGAATCCTGCCCGCCAAAAACCTAAGGGTTCCTGGGGAAGGCTCGTCCGCCCAGGGTAAGTCAGGACCTAAGTCGAGGCGAAAAGCGTAGATGATGGACAATCGGTAAAGATTCCGATACCACCTGGATCCGTTTGAAGGAAGGGGTGACACAGGAGGGTAGGTCAAGCGCACGGTTGGTAGAGTGCGTCCAAGCCTGTAGGGAGAAAGATAGGAAAAACCGTCTTTCAAAGATCCTGAGAGGTGATGGGGAGCGAAAATAAGTAGCGAACTGACTGATCCCACACTGTCAAGAAAAGCCTCTAACGAGGAGCCAGGTGCCTGTACCGAAAACCGACACAGGTAGGTGGGGTGAGAATCCTAAGGCGCGCGAGAGAACCCTTGTTAAGGAACTCGGCAAAATGACCCCGTAACTTCGGGAGAAGGGGTGCCTTTGTAGTGTGAGGTTTTTAACAGACTGAGCATGAAGAGGCCGCAGAGAAAAGGCCCAAGCGACTGTTTAGCAAAAACACAGGTGCCTGCAAAGTCGAAAGACGACGTATAGGTGCTGACGCCTGCCCGGTGCTGGAAGGTTAAGAGGAGAGGTCAACGGAAAGGTGAAGCTTTGAATTGAAGCCCCAGTAAACGGCGGCCGTAACTATAACGGTCCTAAGGTAGCGAAATTCCTTGTCGGGTAAGTTCCGACCCGCACGAAAGGCGTAACGATTTGGGCACTGTCTCAACAAGGGACTCGGCGAAATTGTAATACCGGTGAAGATACCGGTTACCTGCGACAGGACAGAAAGACCCCGTGGAGCTTTACTGCAGCCTGACATTGGATTTTGGTATATCACGTACAGGATAGGTGGGAGACTAAGAATCTGGAACGCCAGTTTCAGAGGAGTCGACGGTGGGATACCACTCTTGATGTGCTGAAATTCTAACTTCAAGCCGTAAGCCGGCTGAAGGACATTGTCAGGTGGGCAGTTTGACTGGGGCGGTCGCCTCCCAAAGAGTAACGGAGGCGCCCAAAGGTTCCCTCAGCGCGGATGGAAATCGCGCGAAGAGTG
This window harbors:
- a CDS encoding glutamine synthetase family protein; this translates as MNSSVCEVLEFVKENDVKFVRLGFCDPFGFQKNISIMADELSFAFENGVSFDAHAIKGFRDVMRSDLLLFPDPATFMVLPWRPGPGRVARFYCDIKNPDGSVFPHDGRYLLKRVIEGCEKMGYTCMIGAECEFYLFKIGEDGEPTGVTLDKGGYLDISPLDRGEDIRREICLTLEEMGIKPESSHHEQGPGQNEIDFKFGNALESADNLLTFKSVVKSVAARNGLFASFMPKPIPTAAGSGLHINLSLAQNGINIFKNVSEGHSNIVESFIAGILSKTAEITLFLNPLANSYERFGAFEAPKYLSWSHQNRSQLVRIPAAIGEKVRMELRSPDPSINPHLAFALILAAGLEGIEKGLILPPAVDADLYTAPESVISNLTLLPDSLDQAIHLARDSKFVHSVMGEEMLTKYLAIKETEAADFAAAEDKERFYKERYFNLI
- a CDS encoding ANTAR domain-containing response regulator; its protein translation is MMESALIISNTEKSITYFTEMLSAASINQIVALQSCAEARRRRLEQDFDLIIINAPLRDESGESLSRHFASIGISQVILVVANEHFEAVSAICENDGVLTISKPINKAVFWSALKLARAAQSRLKRMQDENSSLKKKIEDVRIVGRAKCILISHLNMSEQEAHRYIEKQAMDMRTTKRAIAEGILKNYEN
- the purF gene encoding amidophosphoribosyltransferase; the encoded protein is MRIEDKLNEECAVFGVSLTTDEAVGLTYNGLLSLQHRGQEGAGIAVVDDNNILYHKDVGLVSEVFCGGEFKNLSKGRIAVGHTRYSTTGNNKRENVGPFITEYLTGRIATAHNGNITNALDLRHQLKENGLYFHATSDSEVVSSLIAYCITKEQNTVLGVVKAADFLQGAFSLVIASGDNKLIAVRDPNGFRPLCIGQNGIGYAIASESCALEACGFEFIRDVLPGEIIVVENGSLTHQGVRLGNKDDGHGLCIFEYVYFARPDSVIDGLSIYEARHNMGTVLAEEYPVEADIVCGVPDSGLEAASGYSAQSGIPLVSGFVKNRYIGRSFIYPTQSQRDSAVRLKLNPLTTNIQGKRIVLVDDSIVRGTTSEKIVRSLKNAGAKEVHVRISSPPFRHTCHYGTDIDSEENLIANHMDINEIRHKIGADSLGYISIEGLKRACGKCVLPFCTSCFTGHGESMPRKKDIFE
- the guaA gene encoding glutamine-hydrolyzing GMP synthase gives rise to the protein MSQLVLVLDFGGQYKELIARTVRGVSVYSEIKPGHLSADEVRRLNPIGIILTGGPKSVYLADSPKCDPEIWELGIPILGICYGMQMMCHMLGGEVAPKDAGEYGRVTVTSAAPLSKLFDGVKKAFSALMSHRDAVTRLPEGFRMTASTTTCIAACENATRKLYGVQFHPETEHTEGGREIIKSFLYDICAAVGDYKLDDYIDTQVRRIRNQVGNNKVLLALSGGVDSSVCASLLSKAIPEQLICIFVDHGFMRLHEGDEIEGVFSKRKLRFIRINAHERFLAKLKGVTKPETKRKLIGEEFIRVFEEEAGKLGDIRFLAQGTIYPDIVESGGQHGATIKSHHNVGGLPENLAFSEVIEPLSGLFKDEVRILGRKLGLPAFLVNRQPFPGPGLAIRVMGEVTEEKLEVLRGADAILREELDGARRRPDQYFAVLTDTFSVGVKGDDRTYDPVIAIRAVSTSDFMTCEYTEIPHRILRRISSRITSEIPSVSRVVYDITSKPPATVEWE